In a single window of the Tigriopus californicus strain San Diego chromosome 2, Tcal_SD_v2.1, whole genome shotgun sequence genome:
- the LOC131893279 gene encoding uncharacterized protein LOC131893279 codes for MFQVKESKVELQLFQPFARILTCLEWIGLFPLTLTPDGRQFLYRKSAILKSILLIVFIFLCLLSAAYVGFYDTPNIFLIGVQLSKQLGLSQTDFVAFFIVYPLGFFNMIFHTLEMKRAYHGINEVVQNLIPCCRKTGVTQKDLKTIYKDTRCILVGFFICLLGSWACCFLFQYRIAQVVESGGKRISNLVLYAGLWSVGTVIGMFSPNQAVSIFFSVYITNVINLCMRKFSTMMQKERKEYPEMKKTKISVVPIPNTSDLNTTFPPNVQTREAEELGTMIHQILEGVSHTFGPLFFMNLGYSFLCVIVFSFCSINLISPIVGGNFNIPALVFGGQCLFLLTHASHINERLYQAGQKLKDSSSKIGQSLTELYLEDYDLMTKSERARFKDVRSRFQNVTPIRPHNFIDLDVNTYLVTNGLIITYVIVLLQFKIGEDPNEGSRVFNCSDFNSSLFQVEN; via the exons ATGTTCCAAGTCAAGGAATCCAAAGTGGAACTTCAgctttttcaaccttttgctAGGATCCTCACctgtcttgaatggattggtCTTTTCCCATTAACCCTGACCCCAGATGGTCGTCAATTTCTGTATCGAAAATCTGCCATATTGAAGAGCATTCTACTCAtcgttttcatctttctttgccTTCT ATCTGCGGCTTATGTGGGCTTTTACGACACACCAAATATATTTCTGATCGGAGTGCAACTGTCTAAGCAACTGGGTCTGTCTCAAACGGACTTTGTGGCCTTTTTCATCGTGTACCCTTTGGGTTTTTTTAACATGATATTCCACACCTTGGAAATGAAACGAGCTTACCATGGAATTAATGAAGTTGTTCAGAACTTGATCCCATGTTGCCGTAAAACTGGAGTGACCCAAAAGGATCTGAAAACCATATACAAAGATACTCGATGTATATTGGtgggtttttttatttgtttgctAGGATCTTGGGcgtgttgttttttgtttcaatacaGGATTGCGCAAGTCGTTGAATCTGGAGGGAAACGAATCAGCAATTTAGTTCTTTATGCAG GATTGTGGAGTGTTGGCACCGTTATTGGAATGTTTTCCCCAAATCAAGCCGTCTCAATCTTTTTTAGTGTGTACATTACCAATGTCATAAACCTGTGCATGAGAAAGTTTTCCACCATGATGCAGAAGGAACGAAAAGAATatcctgaaatgaaaaagacaaagataaGCGTTGTTCCCATTCCTAATACATCCGATCTCAATACTACCTTTCCTCCCAATGTCCAAACCCGTGAAGCAGAGGAACTGGGCACCATGATCCATCAAATCTTAGAGGGTGTTAGCCATACCTTTGGTCCTCTTTTCTTCATGAACCTTGGCTATAGTTTTCTTTGTGTCATTGTGTTCAGTTTCTGCTCCATCAATCTCATCTCTCCCATTGTTGGGGGAAATTTCAATATTCCCGCCTTGGTTTTCGGAGGTCAATGTCTATTCCTGTTGACCCATGCCTCACATATCAATGAAAGATTGTACCAAGCGGGACAAAAGTTAAAAGACAGTTCTTCGAAG ATTGGGCAATCCCTGACAGAGCTCTATTTAGAGGATTATGACCTGATGACAAAAAGTGAGCGAGCCAGATTCAAGGATGTGCGGAGTCGCTTCCAGAATGTCACTCCGATTCGGCCTCATAACTTCATCGACCTCGATGTCAACACATATTTGGTGACCAATGGTTTGATCATAACCTACGTGATCGTTTTACTTCAATTCAAGATTGGAGAAGATCCAAATGAAGGGTCTCGAGTATTCAATTGCTCCGATTTCaattcttctttgtttcaagTTGAGAACTAA
- the LOC131893397 gene encoding uncharacterized protein LOC131893397: MQSSTGMKFPKSLIKVLMLALIGVNRRWTLALIVRGTTLGPDFVRIMGAVAKPCPIQFPAAFDSGSKCCKSFSVADRVTALEFEDSESTCTNNDWIACPTRHMPCISHFKPYICPIYASVGLDQGCCTASVTRWAEKETPPCRGVKISMDTPSSCCPTEAFIYVEACAQNRRKCLNYGPLPHVVKPIQPIVLEEESWEGYNASFALIDSLCDIKHLTYWISKPRVGHFVFDLGYHLIPHKLTLRNSRHDEKNRRAVQDFTFSGSGIEAPYDWVQLATGRLENPMSPEVPFCGVPLTFFPIKTDFNLRYFRFDIDTYYNHGGALNYITVE; this comes from the exons ATGCAGAGTTCGACCGGCATGAAGTTCCCGAAATCCCTGATTAAAGTGTTGATGTTGGCCCTGATTGGGGTTAATCGAAGATGGACGTTGGCCCTCATTGTGAGGGGAACAACCCTCGGGCCTGACTTTGTTCGTATTATGGGCGCAG TTGCCAAGCCTTGTCCAATCCAATTTCCGGCGGCCTTTGACAGTGGGAGCAAGTGTTGCAAAAGCTTCTCCGTAGCTGATCGAGTTACTGCTTTGGAATTTGAGGATTCGGAGTCGACGTGTACCAACAACGATTGGATCGCTTGCCCGACAAGGCACATGCCTTGTATTTCCCATTTCAAACCCT ATATCTGCCCTATTTACGCCTCTGTGGGATTAGATCAAGGGTGCTGCACCGCTTCAGTGACACGTTGGGCGGAAAAGGAAACTCCACCTTGTCGAGGAGTTAAGATCTCGATGGACACGCCCTCTTCATGTTGTCCCACCGAGGCGTTCATCTATGTGGAGGCTTGCGCTCAGAATCGTCGAAAATGTCTAAACTATG GGCCATTGCCTCATGTGGTGAAACCAATCCAACCAATTGTGTTGGAAGAGGAATCATGGGAGGGATATAATGCGTCATTTGCATTGATTGACTCGCTTTGTGATATTAAGCACCTCACGTATTGGATATCAAAGCCTCGAGTTGGCCATTTCGTATTCGATTTGGGTTACCATCTCATCCCTCACAAGCTAACTTTGAGAAATTCTCGTCACGATGAGAAAAATCGTAG ggCTGTTCAAGATTTCACCTTTTCTGGATCTGGGATTGAGGCGCCATATGATTGGGTTCAATTGGCAACTGGTCGCTTAGAAAATCCAATGAGTCCTGAAGTACCCTTTTGTGGCGTTCCATTGACCTTTTTTCCGATTAAAACCGACTTCAACTTGAGATATTTCAGATTTGATATAGACACTTATTATAACCACGGAGGTGCGCTTAACTACATCACAGTCGAATAG